In the Candidatus Babeliales bacterium genome, one interval contains:
- the bamA gene encoding outer membrane protein assembly factor BamA → MVSLILHNYCIKSKQRRAAGSPMTEKVKKGNRNHCVTVLFLLLLSGITQSQQVIDSNTSIDIQEVQPYDKEHNEDGQDFEQDEQDDDEENDDGTAQQQSVSKTRRINAIKIHGNISTSKDAIINHIPYKIGEIFDPRKTGTLIRNLYYNLKKFRTVKVMGEVIDNNYINLHVFVEEKYPLKELKTVGNKKVSEKEIGKKINLEDITSVDPEELKIIANKIKDIYLEKGYHQTEIDTELLIDDNNRGTAVLTVHEGIAATVKQIHFIGNKSISSKDLRAVALTKEDWLLGFLDKSGNYHPDRLEGDKHFIEQYYQNSGFLHAKVVNIDIDIDPETQNIILTFEIEEGDRYVIDKISAPGTDTVPEQYLLAMLPIRPGMYYSRDGITNSIKRLELIWGDYGYIFAHIEPSIQPNEDEKTVSLSFFSELGDQVYLNKINIRGNTKTRDKIIRRKILLDEGELLTQNRMNASKRNVASLGYFDPREGVNWKIRRLNKEEADLDLILKETKTGHFGAQLGFGGSGADWQSPISGMSVKAELSDTNLFGSGVHLNLSTTYSKDEQTAMLHVAQPWLFDKPLLGAFDIYHRRPVYDELRHVKTVHQKLTGGSITFGCITQSKNQLFHDVNILFSSGVEDIKYDRPAIALLENPLERAQYQHILDQEFRPGTFAFVSTKMEQDTRNHPIHTMYGHRWKFATKFAIPTFGNNIGFYKIELDASWFTPLIAEYDLIFRIHGYFGISAPFKNRTVPFGDLFHIGGQTSVRGFLFGQIGPQFLGDTIGGAKAFFWNAELVAPITADMNMKAVVFYDGGTGFDNPYVTNADKKFVTGNNFDYRHSIGVGIRLLQPMPVNIDWGFKIDPRKNKLFPNRSESASEIHFGMSYDW, encoded by the coding sequence ATGGTTTCATTAATTCTTCATAATTATTGTATCAAATCAAAGCAACGTCGGGCAGCGGGATCACCTATGACTGAAAAAGTAAAAAAAGGAAATCGAAATCACTGTGTTACCGTACTCTTTCTCCTTCTATTAAGCGGTATCACTCAATCACAACAAGTAATAGATTCTAACACCTCTATCGATATTCAGGAGGTGCAGCCCTATGATAAAGAACACAATGAAGATGGGCAAGATTTCGAACAAGATGAACAAGACGATGATGAAGAAAATGACGATGGCACTGCACAGCAACAATCAGTAAGCAAAACGCGACGCATCAATGCCATAAAAATACATGGCAATATCTCAACATCAAAAGACGCCATTATCAACCATATCCCCTATAAAATTGGTGAAATATTCGACCCGCGAAAAACCGGAACACTCATTCGTAATCTTTACTATAATCTCAAAAAATTCCGTACCGTAAAAGTTATGGGTGAAGTGATTGACAATAACTACATAAATCTTCATGTTTTTGTTGAAGAAAAATATCCACTCAAGGAACTGAAAACTGTTGGCAACAAAAAAGTATCTGAAAAAGAAATTGGAAAAAAAATCAATCTTGAAGATATAACATCAGTCGATCCTGAAGAACTAAAAATAATCGCAAACAAAATCAAAGATATATACCTCGAAAAAGGGTACCATCAAACAGAAATCGACACAGAATTATTAATTGATGATAACAATCGCGGCACTGCAGTATTAACAGTTCACGAAGGAATAGCTGCAACGGTCAAACAAATACACTTTATTGGCAACAAATCAATTAGCAGCAAAGACTTGCGCGCAGTTGCACTGACTAAAGAAGATTGGCTTTTGGGCTTTTTGGACAAATCAGGTAATTATCATCCCGACCGTCTTGAAGGAGATAAACACTTTATAGAACAATACTATCAAAATAGTGGTTTTCTCCATGCCAAAGTTGTGAATATCGATATTGATATTGATCCCGAAACACAAAATATAATTCTTACTTTTGAAATAGAAGAAGGTGACAGGTACGTCATTGATAAAATTAGCGCTCCTGGCACAGACACTGTTCCTGAACAATATCTTCTTGCGATGTTACCAATTCGTCCTGGCATGTATTATTCTCGCGATGGCATTACAAACTCCATAAAACGACTTGAACTTATTTGGGGCGATTATGGATATATTTTTGCACACATAGAACCATCAATACAACCGAATGAAGACGAAAAAACAGTTTCACTTTCATTCTTTTCTGAACTTGGAGATCAAGTATATCTGAATAAGATTAATATTCGTGGTAACACAAAAACACGTGATAAAATTATTAGGCGTAAAATTCTTCTTGATGAAGGAGAATTGCTTACCCAAAACAGAATGAACGCTTCCAAACGTAATGTTGCTTCCCTCGGTTATTTTGATCCACGAGAAGGTGTTAACTGGAAAATTCGTCGTCTTAATAAAGAAGAAGCCGATCTTGATTTGATTTTAAAAGAAACAAAAACAGGTCACTTTGGTGCGCAGCTAGGTTTTGGTGGTTCAGGAGCCGATTGGCAATCACCTATTTCCGGTATGTCAGTAAAGGCAGAGTTATCTGATACCAATCTTTTTGGAAGCGGTGTTCACTTAAATTTAAGCACCACCTACTCAAAAGACGAACAAACTGCGATGCTTCATGTTGCTCAACCATGGCTTTTTGATAAACCACTGTTAGGTGCGTTTGACATTTACCATAGACGACCAGTGTATGATGAGCTCAGACATGTCAAAACAGTGCACCAAAAGCTTACCGGTGGATCAATTACATTTGGTTGCATTACACAATCAAAAAATCAACTATTCCATGACGTTAACATTCTTTTCAGTTCTGGTGTTGAAGATATTAAGTATGATCGACCTGCAATTGCCCTTCTTGAAAACCCACTAGAAAGAGCACAATATCAGCACATTTTAGATCAAGAATTTAGACCGGGAACATTTGCATTTGTTTCAACCAAAATGGAACAAGATACGCGTAATCATCCTATTCACACCATGTATGGACATAGATGGAAATTCGCTACAAAATTTGCGATCCCTACCTTTGGTAACAACATTGGTTTTTACAAAATAGAGCTTGATGCAAGTTGGTTTACACCACTTATTGCAGAATATGATCTTATATTCAGAATACATGGTTATTTTGGCATCTCTGCACCATTTAAAAATAGAACTGTACCTTTTGGAGATCTATTCCATATTGGTGGACAAACAAGTGTTCGTGGCTTCTTGTTTGGACAAATAGGTCCACAATTCCTGGGCGATACCATTGGTGGTGCAAAAGCATTCTTCTGGAATGCCGAACTTGTTGCACCAATCACCGCCGATATGAACATGAAAGCTGTTGTGTTTTATGATGGTGGAACCGGTTTTGATAACCCCTATGTTACCAATGCCGATAAAAAATTTGTAACAGGTAATAATTTTGACTATAGACATTCAATTGGTGTTGGTATTAGATTGTTACAACCAA